From a region of the Pirellulales bacterium genome:
- a CDS encoding EF-hand domain-containing protein: MRHTKILALVAAFTLLVTGGLVQAGEGTAKADAKGKKAAKEGNSAQQLIDKFDKNGDGKLDANELAAAVQDRQEKHAKAEKVVKSGKSASELGADSNTARAEELIKKFDTNGDHKLDATELQNMLNAGQAEHAGHKKAGNT, encoded by the coding sequence ATGCGGCACACGAAAATCTTGGCACTAGTCGCTGCGTTCACTCTCTTGGTCACCGGCGGCCTGGTGCAGGCCGGCGAGGGCACAGCCAAGGCCGATGCCAAGGGGAAAAAAGCAGCCAAAGAAGGCAACTCCGCCCAGCAACTCATCGACAAGTTCGATAAGAACGGGGACGGCAAGCTCGACGCCAACGAATTGGCGGCCGCTGTGCAAGATCGCCAGGAAAAACACGCCAAGGCAGAAAAAGTCGTCAAGTCGGGCAAAAGCGCCAGTGAGTTAGGCGCCGACTCCAACACCGCCCGGGCGGAAGAACTCATCAAAAAGTTCGACACCAATGGCGATCACAAGTTGGACGCCACCGAGCTACAAAACATGCTCAACGCCGGCCAGGCTGAACACGCCGGCCATAAAAAGGCAGGCAATACTTAA
- a CDS encoding UDP-glucuronic acid decarboxylase family protein, which yields MASIKRILVTGGAGFLGSHLCDRLVDNGHDVVCVDNFFTSQKTNVAPLLERANFELLRHDIIQPLFLEVDEIYNLACPAAPGHYQYNPIKTIKTSVIGAINLLGMAKRCRAKILQASTSEVYGDPEVHPQPETYRGAVNTLGPRACYDEGKRAAETLFMDYHRMNRVNIRLVRIFNTYGPRMHPYDGRVVSNFIRQALLNENITIYGDGKQTRSFCYRDDLIEGMIRMMNAPDDCIGPINIGNPDEFTILELAQLVLELTGSQAKLVYKPALPDDPAKRRPDITRAREKLGWQPTTKLREGLQKTIEWFRSIDLKQYRAPTPNY from the coding sequence GTGGCAAGTATCAAACGCATTTTAGTGACTGGCGGGGCTGGCTTTTTGGGTTCCCACTTGTGCGATCGCCTGGTTGACAATGGCCACGATGTCGTTTGCGTTGACAACTTCTTCACCAGCCAGAAAACCAACGTAGCCCCGCTTTTGGAACGAGCCAACTTCGAATTGCTCCGTCATGACATCATCCAGCCGCTGTTTCTCGAGGTCGACGAAATCTACAATCTGGCCTGCCCTGCCGCGCCGGGCCACTACCAATACAACCCCATTAAAACGATCAAAACCTCGGTCATCGGAGCCATTAATTTGCTGGGAATGGCCAAACGCTGCCGGGCGAAAATTCTGCAGGCTTCCACCAGCGAAGTCTATGGCGATCCAGAAGTCCATCCGCAGCCGGAAACTTATCGCGGGGCAGTGAACACCCTCGGACCGCGGGCTTGCTACGATGAAGGCAAGCGCGCCGCCGAAACATTGTTCATGGATTACCACCGCATGAACCGCGTCAACATTCGGCTGGTCCGCATTTTCAATACTTACGGACCACGCATGCATCCGTACGATGGCCGCGTGGTTTCCAATTTTATCCGCCAAGCGCTGTTGAATGAAAACATCACCATTTACGGCGATGGCAAGCAAACCCGCTCTTTCTGTTACCGCGACGACCTCATCGAAGGCATGATTCGCATGATGAACGCCCCGGACGATTGCATCGGGCCAATCAACATCGGCAATCCGGACGAGTTCACCATTCTGGAATTGGCCCAGCTCGTGCTGGAACTCACCGGCTCCCAGGCGAAATTGGTTTACAAGCCTGCTCTGCCCGACGATCCCGCCAAACGCCGGCCAGATATTACCCGAGCTCGCGAAAAACTCGGCTGGCAACCGACCACCAAACTTCGCGAGGGCCTGCAAAAAACCATCGAATGGTTCCGCAGCATCGATCTGAAGCAATACCGCGCTCCCACGCCCAATTATTGA